One Ranitomeya imitator isolate aRanImi1 chromosome 4, aRanImi1.pri, whole genome shotgun sequence genomic window, ACGTCTTGATGTTGTGACTTTTCGCATACTTGTGCCAGACCCTCCAGGAGATCATCAGAGTTGGAATACCTGGCTGAGTATGAGAGGCCTGAGGATTTCAGCACTCATGGCGGGGATCAGGCGATAGTACGAGGCCAAGACAGGTGACAATGAGGAGCAGAGGGAACAGAGTGGTGAGTGGTGAGGTGAATacaagtatttattttatttttcacataTTATTTTTATTGTGCCCTGGGGTCCAGAAAGACCTTAAAAGTATAATGAGGGACATTTTTCTCAGCAAATTTAATTTACCAGAATATCTGCATGAACAGGCGAATTTAAGTGTTGTCTTTTCTGCTCATCTCTACATCCCATGCTACTTATGAATATTCCATATAAATATTAAGGGAGTGATTCATCAGATTGTCTTTGCAAGCAAACTGGTATAAAACACTTTTAAAAGTCCCCAATTTTTTGTGTGCAATGCGAAGCTGTGCAAATGTTTTATGACTTTTTGTGTTTTTACTTCTAAAATTTTATGTTTGACCTTTACACTGTGAAATATGTTGACAGCTTTACTAAATCTTTACTAAATTACCAAATGTCATCTTTTAACATTTATCATTAACTTCTTTTGTAGTGTACCAAGAGAGGAAATTGATAATGAAGACAAGCTAGTAGTTGTTTGGGTTGGCCAAGAAGACAAAATAGTATTTGGACTAACAAAACACACAACCTGTGAAGAGGTGGTGGAAGCACTTCTTGAACATCAAATTTCAACTATAAACAACATTGTATTTGGTAGTTATAAGGAATATTGCATAATGGAAACCTGGAAAAACTTCAAGTGTATTTTGCCTCCATCGTTGAAAATGTTAAAACTATTAAAATCATGGGGGGAAGAAAAAATTAATGTAAGCTTTTTTCTATTGAAGACATGCACATTgtatccatgctcaatgtggtggacTTCACAAAAAACTCTGACCCTCAACAACTGCAGGAATCATCACAATTCCACATTTCATGTTAAGGATTTTCCTCTAAGTACAAGAAGGAGAATTGTACGAAAAGCatttagaaaactggaaaaaatgaAGAAAGATGTAGACTGCCCTAAAGAAAACAATACACAACAACTCATTGACATAATAATGTCTCAAGATACCATTATTAAACAGCAGATGGACAGAATGAAACAATTGGACAACCATTTGGATGCATATGATTCATGTCCACAGAAATTGGGGTTAACGGGAGAAA contains:
- the RASSF9 gene encoding ras association domain-containing protein 9, which codes for MDLVKKKLLKTRHKSSVPREEIDNEDKLVVVWVGQEDKIVFGLTKHTTCEEVVEALLEHQISTINNIVFGSYKEYCIMETWKNFKCILPPSLKMLKLLKSWGEEKINVSFFLLKTCTLYPCSMWWTSQKTLTLNNCRNHHNSTFHVKDFPLSTRRRIVRKAFRKLEKMKKDVDCPKENNTQQLIDIIMSQDTIIKQQMDRMKQLDNHLDAYDSCPQKLGLTGENVVRSRSDDNGLHSAKKNPEMHSLENLLHVQEKLTYQHMLIRKLSDEIKVEMSSMCLQEDEDFAEKGYSDMETSIRKEIDESLQVGLRLSSLFSYVQKEIQYIDSVQLQQKAEYEILKEELKSVSASNSSSSLCCTSEQFMPSDVSHSKEGCETNSALSITNIQNDTDSDTGISSTHSHDFESIQ